The Streptomyces sp. NBC_00459 DNA segment GAGCCGGTAGAGGTCGCCGCGCAGCAGGCAGTAGTCGCACAGCGCGCCCAGCAGATTGAGCACGGCGGCCTGGTTCACGCCCTCCGCGTGCCGCAGCGTCGCCGTGATGAAGCTCGACTCGTCGTCCAGCCAGCGCAGCGCCTCGTCGAGGGAGGTGAAACCGTGCGGGCTGAAGCGGTCCGAGCGGGTCGACATGTTGCCGTCGACCAGACGCAGCACCGAGTCGGCCAGCTCGCCGTAGCTCACGATCAGGCGTTCCTGCGCGGCCGTGCGCTCCGCCGGTTCCTCCTCGTCGAGGAGACGGGCCTGCGCGAAGGCGCGGACCAGGTCGTGCAGACGGTAACGGCTGCCCCGGACATGGTCGATCAGGCCCGCGCGGGCGAGCGCGTCCAGCTGACGGGTCGCCTCCGTCCGGTCCGTGGCCAGCAGGGCCGCGGCGGCAGCCGCGCCGAGCGAGGCCCGCCCGGCCAGCGCCAGCCTGCGCAACAGCCGCCTGGCCGGCTCCGACTGGTCGGTGTAGCGCAGCCACAGCACCCGCTCCACCGGCTCGACCGGGCCGTACGCGCCAAGGTCGGCGGCCAGCCGACGCCGGCTGCGCGGGCCGAGCGAGGAGCCGGCGATACGCAGTGCGAGCGGCAGCCCGCCGCACAACTCCCTTATTCGCTCGGCGGATTCGGCATCGTACGGATCTGATGGACTTGTCGAACCCGACGAACCCGACGAACCCGACCCCGGCTCCGCCTGTGCGGACGCGTTCAGCAGTTCCTCTGAGCCCGCCGCGTCCAAGGGCTCGACGGGCAGCTGATGGACCCAGAAGGGCAGGTCGGGCGAAAGGGCGAGGGGCTCCCGGGCGGTGACGAGGACGAGGCTGTCGGAACGCTCCGGGACGAGGGTGCGGACCTGCTCGGGGTCCTGGGCGTCGTCCAGGACGATCGTCACCGGGACCCCGGTGAGATACTGGTTGTACAGCTCGCTCAACCTTCTGACCTGCTGGTCCGGTGACGAACGCTCACGGAAGAGCGACTGCTCTCGGGAGGCGCCGAGCCGGTTCAGGAGGTACAGAAGGGCGTCCCGGGTGGGCAGCGGCGGCTCCTTCGGGCTGTCGCCGCGCAGATCCACCACACACGCGCCCCGGAACTGGTCCCGCAGATCGTGCGCCGCGTGGATGGCGAGCGCGCTGCGGCCACTGCCGGACGCGCCGTGCAGGACGACCAGGGTCGGCCGGGTCTCCGTACTCGCCCGGGCCGCGTGCACCCACTGCCGGATGCGGGCCAGTTCCTGACGCCGGCCCGCGAACGGGTCGTCCGGGTCGGGGAGTTGGGCGAACGACTGCTCAAGGACGCTGCGTGTGCGCGCCGCCGCGCTCTTGTCGCTGCCGCGCAGCTTCGGCCCCGACTTCTTCGGCCCGGTGGACGCGTTCAGCACCCGCTGCTGGTCGAGGAACGGCCGGATGCCGCGTACCTCCAGCGCCGTCAGCCAGGTCAGCCGCAGTTGCTCGGGGCCGCCGGGCTGGCTCACGGCGCCGGCCCGGTGGTGGGCGGCCGGCAGATGGGACGCGGTCACCTTGAGAACCGTCGCGGCGGCGCCCACCACGCCCACGGTCAGCGCCGCGCCCACGGCGGTGCCCGCGCCGGTGCCGAGCGCCAGGTCGGCGATGCCTGCCGCGAGCGCGGCAACAGCCGCCACCAGCAAGGGAGTTCCCGCACCCTCCCGGGCGTAGCGCTGCCCGAAGGTGAGCTGCCCGGCCTTCGCCTCGTCGAGCGCCCGCGTGTACGCCGCGTACTCCTCCGCGGACGACTGCGCCATGGAGTCCAGCGCCCCGCGCGCCCGCGTGAGCAGCACACCCCCGTCCGTACGCCCCCCGGACCGCCGCACCTCTTCCTCCACGGCCCGGACCAACAGCCGCTCGGCTTCCGCCCGGTGGCTGTCCCGCATGGTGTGTCCCCCTCTGGCAGCAATCTGACGGCAACGGCCTGTCCTCGGTGGTTCCTTGGTCAAGTGTCCTGCGGACGGCGCATTGGTGCGAGGGGGCGTGGGACCCCGATCGGTGTGCCGGGCACGCCGGTTGAGGCGGTTGGTGCGGGAGGGAGACCGCGCGGCTATCGTGATCACAGACATCGAACGGGGAGAACAGGACATGAGCAGGGTTAACCCGCCACTGGGCGGCCCGCCGCACGGGCAGTGGCACCCGGCGCCGCCCACGCCACCCCAGGCACCGCAGCCGCCGCGCTGGGCCTGGTGGGTCGTCGGCATCGTCATCCCCGTCGTGGGACTCCTGGTCACGGTGCTGGTGAGCCGGCCGGGCTCCTCGGACGACAAGAACGTGGAGTCGGCGCCGACCCGGTCGTCCGCGCCCGCGGACAACACCGGCCAGGAGCAGTCGCCCGCGACGCCCTCCAAGAGCGCCGACAAGACCGCCGACGCCGTGCGAGCCCGGTTCGGACCGAAGGTCGTCGACGCCGACACGACCGACAGCGGCTCGTACATCGAGCTGGACACCTCCGAACCGATCGTCTCGGACAGCTCCCTCAAAGGCGCGGACATCATCTTCGGGGCGTCCCTCGGCGACCCGAACCTGTTCGTGCCCGGCTCGGGGTCCATGCTGGCTCCCCTGCCCGGATCCGGCGCCGCTCCCACGGCCCAGGAGTGCGCGGACGCCGTGGACACCAACGGCACCTACACGTCCGACGTGAAGCCGGGCGACCGCTTCTGCCTGATGACCGACCAGGGCCGCGTCGCCTACCTGAAGGTCGTCACGGCGCCGAGCAGGGGCACCGGAAAACTGAACGTCACCGTCTGGGACACACCTGGCGCCTGACGTGTCGGGTCCTGCGGCAGGATGGTCCCCATGCCGAACCGACTGGCCCATGAGACGTCCCCCTATCTCCTCCAGCACGCCGACAACCCGGTCGACTGGTGGCCCTGGTCGGCCGAGGCGTTCGAGGAGGCGCGGCGCAGCGGCAGACCGGTCCTGTTGAGCGTCGGCTACAGCAGCTGCCACTGGTGCCACGTCATGGCGCACGAGTCCTTCGAGGACCAGGCCACCGCCGACTACCTCAACGAGCACTTCGTCAGCGTCAAGGTCGACCGCGAGGAGCGGCCCGACGTCGACGCCGTCTACATGGAGGCCGTCCAGGCCGCGACCGGCCAGGGCGGCTGGCCCATGACGGTGTTCCTCACGCCCGACGCCGAGCCCTTCTACTTCGGTACCTACTTCCCGCCCGTGTCCCGCAGCGGCATGCCCTCCTTCCGGGAGGTGCTGGAGGGGGTCCGCGCCGCCTGGACCGACCGGCGGGACGAGGTCTCCGAGGTCGCACAGAAGATCGTGCGGGACCTCGCCGGGCGGGAGATCGGGTACGGCGCGTCCGAGGCGCCCGGCGAGGAGGAGCAGGCGCGGGCGCTGCTCGGGCTCACCCGGGAGTACGACGCCCAGCGAGGTGGATTCGGCGGCGCGCCGAAGTTTCCGCCGTCCATGGCCCTGGAGTTCCTGCTGCGGCACAGCGCCCGTACAGGGTCCGAGGGCGCGCTGCAGATGGCGCAGGACACCTGTGAGCGCATGGCCCGGGGCGGGATCTACGACCAGCTCGGCGGCGGCTTCGCCCGGTACTCCGTCGACCGGGAGTGGGTCGTGCCCCACTTCGAGAAGATGCTGTACGACAACGCGTTGCTGTGCCGCGTGTACGCCCATCTCTGGCGCGCCACCGGCTCCGAGCTCGCCAAGCGCGTCGCCCTGGAGACCGCCGACTTCATGGTGCGTGAACTCCGCACGAACGAAGGGGGGTTCGCGTCCGCGCTCGACGCCGACAGTGACGACGGGACCGGGACGGGCAAGCATGTCGAAGGTGCCTACTACGTGTGGACGCCGGCCCAGCTCGCCGAGGTGCTCGGTGCCGAGGACGCGGAGCTTGCCGCGCACTACTTCGGGGTGACGGCGGAGGGCACCTTCGAGGAGGGGGCCTCTGTCCTCCAACTTCCGCAGCACGAGGGCGTGTTCGACGCCAAAAAGGTCGCGTCCGTCAAGGCGAGGCTGCTGGACGCCCGTCGTGAGCGGCCCGCTCCCGGGCGGGACGACAAGGTGGTCGCCGCCTGGAACGGGCTCGCCGTCGCGGCGCTCGCCGAGACCGGCGCCTACTTCGAGCGGCCGGACCTCGTGGACGCCGCGCTGGCCGCCGCCGATCTTCTCGTACGGG contains these protein-coding regions:
- a CDS encoding tetratricopeptide repeat protein; protein product: MRDSHRAEAERLLVRAVEEEVRRSGGRTDGGVLLTRARGALDSMAQSSAEEYAAYTRALDEAKAGQLTFGQRYAREGAGTPLLVAAVAALAAGIADLALGTGAGTAVGAALTVGVVGAAATVLKVTASHLPAAHHRAGAVSQPGGPEQLRLTWLTALEVRGIRPFLDQQRVLNASTGPKKSGPKLRGSDKSAAARTRSVLEQSFAQLPDPDDPFAGRRQELARIRQWVHAARASTETRPTLVVLHGASGSGRSALAIHAAHDLRDQFRGACVVDLRGDSPKEPPLPTRDALLYLLNRLGASREQSLFRERSSPDQQVRRLSELYNQYLTGVPVTIVLDDAQDPEQVRTLVPERSDSLVLVTAREPLALSPDLPFWVHQLPVEPLDAAGSEELLNASAQAEPGSGSSGSSGSTSPSDPYDAESAERIRELCGGLPLALRIAGSSLGPRSRRRLAADLGAYGPVEPVERVLWLRYTDQSEPARRLLRRLALAGRASLGAAAAAALLATDRTEATRQLDALARAGLIDHVRGSRYRLHDLVRAFAQARLLDEEEPAERTAAQERLIVSYGELADSVLRLVDGNMSTRSDRFSPHGFTSLDEALRWLDDESSFITATLRHAEGVNQAAVLNLLGALCDYCLLRGDLYRLGEISELAESVDQGLLVRSVQWRTGIAARQLGELDKARTTLTSVVELYMEAHHDAGAARALCSLGITLHHQGNLVEAAAKLQEALDLQQAPELATDRAWTMHALAAVERDRSRLAEAWDLLTRSLVLHKEGESIHGEAWAHFQLGQLGLRMGDVPRAESELRTALDLYGRTRDARGEAWALTQLARARLVAGDASAAVDGLRRAAAVHRDNEDARGEAWSVYYLGQSLEETGNLDLAVRELERSRTMFSRIRDVYGLACARHHSARVTRDQRAVQTGSLRNSGFARQLLVDARADFQRIGVAHGEAWTCLELAVVDAGNARTQQALALCDEAIGLFTSYGDRRGEDWARFLRCTLLPYAAPGGVDIGTAVAQEELSQLSRGRHPSRDEKLDDFVDAYQLLLERGVALESGWQGWRLGMIPNRHAREVMGVPVAAAGRR
- a CDS encoding thioredoxin domain-containing protein encodes the protein MPNRLAHETSPYLLQHADNPVDWWPWSAEAFEEARRSGRPVLLSVGYSSCHWCHVMAHESFEDQATADYLNEHFVSVKVDREERPDVDAVYMEAVQAATGQGGWPMTVFLTPDAEPFYFGTYFPPVSRSGMPSFREVLEGVRAAWTDRRDEVSEVAQKIVRDLAGREIGYGASEAPGEEEQARALLGLTREYDAQRGGFGGAPKFPPSMALEFLLRHSARTGSEGALQMAQDTCERMARGGIYDQLGGGFARYSVDREWVVPHFEKMLYDNALLCRVYAHLWRATGSELAKRVALETADFMVRELRTNEGGFASALDADSDDGTGTGKHVEGAYYVWTPAQLAEVLGAEDAELAAHYFGVTAEGTFEEGASVLQLPQHEGVFDAKKVASVKARLLDARRERPAPGRDDKVVAAWNGLAVAALAETGAYFERPDLVDAALAAADLLVRVHLDDRAQLARTSKDGKVGPNAGVLEDYADVAEGFLALASVTGEGVWLEFAGFLLDHVLVRFVDAESGALFDTASDAEQLIRRPQDPTDNAVPSGWTAAAGALLGYAAQTGAEPHRAAAERALGVVKALGPRVPRFIGWGLAVAEALLDGPREVAVVGPELGDPATTVLHRTALLATAPGAVVAVGIVGSDELPLLAGRPLVGGEPTAYVCRNFTCDAPTTDPERLRVALGG